The following coding sequences are from one Candidatus Nitrohelix vancouverensis window:
- a CDS encoding HD-GYP domain-containing protein, with the protein MSSEAKKDSRYREINIEFLVDGGSEPFDIFYRTSEFGKEKFMLFASSAPQHQDKVKRMLEQGDSDMELYIQEEDLFKYYQHATQSLKTLVSNPGVPLNKKTEKIYEVSKNVMQEFFEFHASDKILESSGEVMGMMEECMSTAGFGFKGIAAITSKDYYTHTHSVNVGLYCMTFAVKTKMPRDEIRALGLGGMLHDVGKTKIDTNIINKNGKLSDEEFEAMKVHAPLGMEILKEMDCYSGKVVRMAGQHHEKFVGGGYPQGMKGDEISLYARICKIMDVYDALTTRRSYKKAMRPFDTLALMTKQMAGDFDPKLMHLFIKHMGPDL; encoded by the coding sequence GTGAGTTCAGAAGCCAAAAAAGACAGTCGATATAGAGAAATCAACATTGAGTTTCTGGTAGACGGCGGAAGCGAACCTTTTGATATTTTTTATCGCACTAGTGAATTCGGCAAAGAGAAATTCATGCTCTTCGCCTCCAGCGCCCCGCAACATCAAGACAAGGTCAAGCGCATGCTGGAGCAAGGCGACTCCGACATGGAGCTTTATATTCAGGAAGAAGACCTGTTCAAATATTACCAGCACGCAACACAATCTCTCAAAACTCTGGTCAGCAATCCCGGCGTTCCCCTCAACAAGAAAACGGAAAAGATTTACGAAGTTTCAAAGAACGTCATGCAGGAATTTTTTGAATTCCACGCCTCGGATAAAATCCTTGAGTCATCGGGAGAGGTCATGGGCATGATGGAGGAATGCATGTCCACCGCCGGGTTTGGATTCAAGGGAATCGCCGCCATCACCAGCAAGGATTATTACACCCACACGCACAGCGTCAACGTTGGCCTGTACTGCATGACCTTCGCGGTAAAAACCAAGATGCCGCGCGACGAAATTCGCGCCCTGGGCCTTGGAGGGATGTTGCACGACGTTGGCAAAACCAAAATCGACACCAACATCATCAATAAAAACGGCAAACTCAGCGACGAAGAATTCGAAGCGATGAAAGTCCATGCACCGTTGGGGATGGAAATTTTAAAGGAAATGGATTGCTACAGCGGGAAAGTCGTGAGAATGGCCGGACAGCATCACGAAAAATTCGTCGGCGGCGGTTATCCACAAGGGATGAAAGGCGATGAGATTTCCCTCTACGCGCGCATCTGCAAGATCATGGACGTTTACGACGCCCTGACGACGCGGCGATCCTACAAGAAAGCCATGAGGCCGTTTGACACCCTCGCTCTCATGACCAAACAAATGGCGGGAGATTTCGACCCCAAACTCATGCATCTGTTTATCAAACACATGGGACCCGACCTGTAA
- a CDS encoding M20/M25/M40 family metallo-hydrolase, whose translation MVGIDSRSFGVNEFPGDRETPSDMKEILQCASSYLKEIGFPQVRVNQPEPGQTLPNPLLMAEIPVSPEKPTILFYAHLDKQPYMDDGAFKRWEGVAPTTLRWNEDKTRAYGRGAADDLSGVVCIGLSVDAALRAHQLRPPMDAAWDALPCNIKVIYETEEECGSHSLAAQIEQNRDFFKDIDCVIITDVVNPATGVPGLTASLRGIIQMNVEMTQTNSNSGLDAQTALYKLLARLIREDHSLAVEAIARADAPVTDEEMDGLGRIPTTVEDLRGAAGLIPQAALTVESTIQSILKAQLRTSFVNARPGHRVSGSVIFGRAGARLTFSGPVNSSGFREKLLAFLTARNRYNLEIILNETASEPDRIVFDLQAVAADKDPHSGVTGGPFPIAELQVARWIDAMIQDDGAPSAEFVNAIGDDAKQISLTTQSLNVSLEGSASLFSKPEAKAIVEIRLAPGNESATAQAQLKEFLTTQTLPGFHLKIEEDKGASPWRTGIAHPIFGMMMDSLERGFGQAACLYGCGGSIPFVPKLMDALGDAPPLCLGAYDPESRMHEPNESMSMVDLLGCARSIVYFMHQLKKF comes from the coding sequence ATGGTCGGCATCGACAGCCGAAGTTTCGGCGTGAATGAATTTCCCGGCGATCGCGAAACGCCCAGCGACATGAAAGAAATTCTGCAATGCGCCTCCTCATATCTCAAAGAAATCGGCTTTCCGCAGGTCCGCGTCAACCAGCCGGAACCGGGTCAAACGCTCCCCAACCCCTTGTTGATGGCGGAGATCCCTGTGTCGCCGGAAAAACCCACAATCCTGTTTTACGCGCATCTGGACAAGCAACCCTATATGGACGACGGCGCCTTCAAACGATGGGAGGGCGTTGCGCCCACCACGCTGCGCTGGAACGAAGATAAAACCCGCGCTTATGGGCGCGGCGCGGCGGATGACTTGAGCGGCGTGGTCTGTATCGGCCTCAGCGTGGACGCCGCCTTGCGCGCGCACCAACTTCGCCCGCCGATGGACGCGGCCTGGGACGCGCTCCCCTGTAATATCAAGGTGATCTACGAAACCGAAGAGGAATGCGGCTCGCACTCCCTGGCCGCTCAGATCGAACAGAACCGGGATTTTTTCAAGGATATCGATTGCGTCATCATCACCGACGTCGTGAATCCCGCCACCGGAGTCCCCGGCCTGACCGCGTCGCTACGCGGCATCATCCAGATGAATGTTGAAATGACTCAAACAAACTCCAACTCGGGATTGGACGCTCAAACGGCGCTGTACAAACTCCTCGCCCGCCTGATTCGCGAGGATCATTCGCTCGCAGTGGAAGCCATCGCCAGGGCCGACGCCCCCGTCACCGACGAAGAGATGGATGGCCTGGGCCGCATTCCCACCACAGTGGAAGACTTGCGCGGAGCCGCCGGGCTCATCCCCCAGGCGGCATTAACGGTCGAGAGCACGATCCAGTCCATTTTGAAAGCCCAGCTCAGAACCTCTTTCGTCAATGCGCGCCCGGGCCACCGCGTTTCGGGAAGCGTTATTTTTGGCAGAGCCGGAGCGCGACTGACCTTTTCGGGGCCTGTCAATTCAAGCGGGTTTCGCGAGAAACTGCTCGCCTTTCTCACCGCGCGCAATCGCTATAATCTCGAAATCATTCTCAATGAAACAGCGTCGGAACCCGACCGCATCGTTTTTGACCTGCAAGCCGTCGCCGCCGACAAAGACCCGCATTCCGGCGTCACCGGCGGGCCGTTTCCCATCGCAGAACTTCAAGTCGCGCGATGGATTGACGCGATGATCCAGGACGACGGCGCTCCAAGCGCCGAGTTTGTCAACGCGATTGGCGACGACGCCAAACAAATTTCTTTAACGACGCAATCCCTCAACGTTTCATTGGAAGGCTCCGCGAGCCTGTTTTCAAAACCGGAAGCTAAAGCCATCGTGGAAATCCGGCTGGCTCCGGGAAACGAATCCGCCACCGCCCAGGCACAGCTCAAGGAATTTTTGACAACGCAAACCCTTCCCGGATTTCATTTAAAAATCGAGGAAGACAAGGGAGCTTCTCCCTGGAGAACAGGAATCGCTCACCCCATATTCGGCATGATGATGGATTCTCTGGAACGCGGATTTGGACAAGCCGCCTGCCTTTATGGATGCGGCGGGAGCATTCCCTTCGTGCCCAAGCTCATGGACGCCCTGGGCGACGCTCCGCCTTTATGTTTGGGCGCTTACGACCCGGAGTCGCGCATGCACGAACCCAATGAAAGCATGTCCATGGTTGACCTTCTGGGTTGCGCGCGCTCCATCGTGTATTTCATGCACCAACTGAAAAAATTCTGA